One window from the genome of Plasmodium reichenowi strain SY57 chromosome 8, whole genome shotgun sequence encodes:
- a CDS encoding DNA/RNA-binding protein Alba 1, putative: MKKDREPIDEDEMRITSTGRMTNYVNYGAKILGDEDKKSIKIKATGNAIGKAVTLAEIIKRRFKGLHQITRCGSTVITDQYVSGQDNSEHVVQEKTVSFIEILLSREQLDMKDAGYQPPLDEKYVKEMTPEEIVNSRPFRRGGFRPRFYRGFRGGRGGFLRRGGYRGFGDRVYEPRSSFRGGRGSGYGGNFGRGGYRSGGGMGGGFRGGFRGGFRGGRDGGYRGGNRGGSRSGFRGGRGGFRGGRALS, from the coding sequence ATGAAGAAAGATAGAGAACCAATAGACGAAGATGAAATGAGAATAACCTCAACCGGAAGGATGACCAACTATGTTAACTATGGTGCAAAAATACTAGGAGATGAAGACAAAAAGagtataaaaattaaagcAACAGGTAATGCTATTGGAAAAGCTGTAACATTAGcagaaataataaaaagaagatTTAAAGGATTACATCAAATAACCAGATGTGGAAGTACAGTTATCACTGATCAATATGTAAGTGGACAAGATAATAGCGAACATGTAGTACAAGAAAAAACCGTTTCATTtattgaaatattattatctagAGAACAATTAGATATGAAAGATGCAGGTTATCAACCACCCTTGGATGAGAAATATGTAAAAGAAATGACCCCAGAAGAAATTGTCAATTCTAGGCCATTCAGAAGAGGTGGATTTAGGCCACGATTTTATAGAGGATTTAGAGGAGGAAGAGGTGGATTTTTAAGAAGAGGAGGATATAGAGGTTTTGGTGACAGAGTATATGAACCAAGAAGTAGCTTCAGAGGTGGAAGAGGTAGCGGATATGGTGGAAATTTCGGAAGAGGTGGATACAGATCAGGTGGTGGTATGGGTGGTGGATTCAGAGGTGGATTCAGAGGAGGATTTAGAGGTGGCAGAGATGGTGGCTACAGAGGTGGAAACAGAGGAGGTAGCAGAAGTGGATTTAGAGGTGGCAGAGGTGGATTCAGAGGTGGAAGAGCTTTAtcataa